The Arachis ipaensis cultivar K30076 chromosome B05, Araip1.1, whole genome shotgun sequence nucleotide sequence ccaaggaaatactaggacttaaggaatcagaattaattcatccacttaacttaccttcatagttagaggttaacaaagtgggagaaaaatccaattttcattacaattgataagggtaagtaggataggacttccagttttcatatcttgccaagagattttattattattattttattttacttgttacttaactaactttttaccttgatccaaaaccccaatttacaaactcataaccaataataagaacatacctccctgcaattccttgagaagacgacccgaggtttaaatactcggttatcaattttaaaaggggtttgttacttgtgacaaccaaaacatttgtacgaagggatttctgtcggtttagagactatatctacaacgcgactgtttttatgaaattctttactggcaaaaatcctaacgtcagcgtgcgcgtgactgacgcgtacgcgtgatttgaagatttgcacagcgacgcgtgcgcgtgaccgacgcgtccgcgtgactcacaaaaaagaccatcgacgcgtacgcgtgacatgcgccacgtgcagaaaacgcagaaaaacgctgggggcgatttctgggctgttttgacccagttttcagtccagaaaatacagattagaagctACAGAATGGActaaacaagtggtccccacccatcaactgaagacttgttaattaatttaaatttaaattcaaatattatttttagaaaaagatatgattttagttttagataatagattttaaattattaggattggATATAAAAGGGATTCCAACAGGGGGTTCCAACACAATATTATTCCATTCCAActtacaatcctagttttctactctgaaccatgagcaactaaacctccactgttaaggttaggagctctatctatttgtatggattaattttattgctttttctattttaattcatgtatggatttataatttaagaattatttttgctctttatcttttgaatttgggtggaacggaagtatgaccctctttctatttaagttcttgtataacttggaaaagctctttacttgaacaacagcttgaaaatatattctcctaaattttaattatttggatttaatgggatacgtgacatataatccttttacttttttgggtaattagagtttttgtggcatataaactgaaatttgatcatgcagcttctaattggaattaattgaccaaggaattggcagttaatgaattttagaggagactagaaaggtctaaagaattagggtctagtcacatatagtttgctataaattaaatcctacatgattaaaatagttagtaagaaaagttaatccggaaaaatagataactctgaaaccttaactgttttctccatattttcttcccaactCATTTACTTGCCTtccttcaatattctttatattgtttaatgtcatTTATATTGCCCAAACATTActttctatttgcctgactaagtctatcaatcaattattgttgcttgatccatcaatcctcgtcggatcgaccctcactcacctaaggtattacttggtacgacccggtgcacttgccggttagtttgtggttagaaaatcCGCACCAAGAGAGCATACACCTGACTTTATCATTGATAGTGCGATTCATTCTCTCTGCAACTCCATTATGTTGAGGAGTTTTAGGAACCGTCTTTTCAAACTTAATCCTCTGTCCTTTACAATACTCTTCAAACGGACCCCTGTATTCACCACTATTATCTGCTCGAACATATTTCAATTTCCTTCAtgtttctctttcaacacttgcatgaaagtgtttgaagataTCGAACACTTGGTCTTTAGATTTTAAAACAAAAGCCCACACTTTttgagaataatcatcaataaacgTAACAAAATATGATGCATCGCCTAGTGTCTTAGCATCTATAGTGCAAACATCAGTGTGAACTAAATCTGGAACATGTGATCTCCTATGAGCTCCAAAATTATAAATTGATACTCTAGCATGCTTTCAAACAAAAGAATGAGTATaagtatttaaagttgtacctttcACGAAAAAATGAGTGCTTCTTGGCTAAGACGTTTAGTCATTTCTCGCTCAAGTGACCAAGACGTATATGCCACAAATCAGAAGAGGAATCATCAGCTACATTCACCTCTTTTTCAGCAACAATGAGATCCCCTTTGGTAATCTTGCATTTTTCACTACCAAAGGAAGTGCAATACCCCTCTTGATCCAATGTCCTCACTAAAATAAGATTGAACCGCATATTTGGCTCATGCCTAACATTCTTCATCTGCAACTTGTATCCCATGTTGGTTTCAAGCCATATATCACCCATACCAATGATATCACACACTCCTTTATCTCCCAATTTGATCTTGTCAAAATTTTCAACAGTATAGGAAGTGAAAAATTCACGCCTCAGAATGACATGACATGAGGTACCAGAGTCCATAATTTAAGTGGAATCATCACAGACAAAATTCACATAATTTTTATAAtatgtgataagaacatcttcataaacAATAGTAGTAGTTTCTTTATCACTATCTTTACCTTTGTCTTCATTTCTTTCccttgattgttctcttttcaagaacctacaataTCTCTTGATATGCCCCAACTTGCTACAATAGTGATAAATAAACTCCTTTCTTGACTTGTACTTTTCTCTTGACTTGCTTCGACTCTCTGACTTGTCAGAACTGTAATgttttctactttgacttctcCTTCGTGACTCTGAAACAAGTGCTTCTGTCCGGGAGGAGGCATTAATCAAACCTCGCTCTCTTCTTCTGCCTTCTTCATTCAACATGTTCTCTTTAACCATTGCTAACGTCAACTTTCCATTTGAGCTGAATTAGTTAGTGTCACAACCAAAACTTTCCAACTATCAAACAAAGAGTTCAACAACAACAAGACTTGCAACTCATCATTCAAAGTAATTTCATTATTTGTCAGTTGGTTCACTGTCTCCTGAAAAATGCTCAAGTGCTCCGACAATCGACATTGATTTACCTTCAATATACTTTATATTAACAAGTTTCCTAATAAAAAAATGCTTTGTTTTGCACATTCTTTCTCTCATATAACTCCTTCAATTTCTTTCGTCAGTATCAGATTTGCTACCTTTGGATTTATCCCCCTCCACATGATCATACAAGTCCTTGCTATACAACATATATATCTTCCATGAGGGTCTTTCAGATcgaataattttgaaaatttaatttgaccATATTTGGTCCATGAGTATTTTTCTCCATTTAATTAGGCACAGAAATAAACAACCAAGGCTCTATATACCACTTTGTTGAAAAAATTGAGGTTCAATAAGAACCTGTCTAACAGCAGAagcactaaaaaaataatttttttcacaaGCACAAAAATAAACAACCAAAGCTCTAGATACCATTTTGTTGGAAAAATTGAAGTTCAATAAGAACTTGTCTAACAGCGAAAgtactaaaaaataattttttcacaacTTGTATGATTAAATAGAcaataccaaagatactccaagcagcaaatataatggcaaaaattaaataatcaaatatCAGAATTTTTAGCGTAGAAAAACCCCCAAAAAAGGGATCAAAAAATCCACGAGACCTAATCTAGTAAAATCTTCCAATATTAAAATAATTGGTACATAAACAGTCTTTCTAATAGTACTAAGGCAtctcaacaatcaataaaatacaTTATCAAAACTGATAGAATCAACATAAATTCTCCACAAAAATAAATATCTCAaatcagtaaaaaaaaaaaaagacaatacaACTAACAAATTATATGCTAATGTTCATTTTTACACTAAAAATAACATActaatttcataaaaaataaaataaatttaccaATTTAATCCAATAAAAAATAACATGCCTTTTTCTCCCAATTTTTGTTCGACTCCCGTCAAAGCGCTCTGCCTTCTTTTGCTTTCTTTCAAAACTAAAAGAAACTTCTCTCTCTCCCCGTGGCTTTTGCCActtctttctttatctttttgagGAGTGTTAGGGACTAGCAGATTTTGTGAGTTATAGTCATTACTTAACTATCAATAGtgtatttaatggtgtgagatttcatctaatgataAAGAATCACTCATTTTTTTTTGCTGGCTAAGTGCTGGCCAGATTTTAATGAATCTGCTGACCCGTAGACTTTtcctatcttttttattttaatttgtttttaactTGTGGGCCCACTTAGTTGGGACCCACGAACACAAATTTCCATTGTATTACCGCGTATTTGCATAGAAAATTTTCCACTCTGAAGTTGCTTCTTTCTAAACTCACTACCGCATAATCCAGCTCACATCTCACATGGCAACTTCACAATTCAATTCTCACTTCAAACGTTGTTGAGTTACCTTAATGGTCactcttctttctttgttttctgaTTCTTCTTTGGTTGAATAATGTTGTCACCATTTTAGCTCTTAGCATAGTTGCATACAAAATGAAGAGAACAGACTCTTTCATCTCCTCTCAATGCTTTGTTTACCTCATCATTGAAGCACTGTTACTATCAGAGAGTTCAATAGCAGAACCAAGGGCGAAAACGATCCAAATTACATGTGGCAATCAATTTGAGCACAACAACACCACCTTTGTTCCGAATTTCGTTACAGCCATGGACAATATCACTCAACAGATTAGCACTAACATCTTTGCAACAGCAGTTGCAGGCACAGGACCAGACACTAACTATGGCCTGTTTCAGTGCTATGGCGATCTTTCCTTACTCGATTGCGCATTGTGTAACGCTGAGGCACGCACGGTTCTTGCTGGATGCTTCCCTTATAACGGTGGTCGAATTTACCTTGATGGTTGCTTCATGAGGGTTCAGAACTATAGTTTCTTTAATCAGTATTCAGGAGCAGGAGACAAGGCTATATGTGGGAACACAACTAGGAAGAACTCGAGTTTTCAAGCAGCAGCAAAGCAAGCAATTTCAACAGCAGTTCAAGATGCACCAAACAACCTTGGCTATGCTAGAGTTAAGGTTTCTGTGTCAGGAACAATTAATGCGTCCGCTTATGTTCTGGCTGATTGTTGGAGGAATTTGGACCCAAGATCCTGCAAAGCATGTCTTGAGAACGCATCTTCTTCTATATTCGGATGCTTGCCTTGGTCGGAAGGGCGAGCACTTAACACCGGTTGCTTCATGAGGTACTCAGACACAGATTTTCTCAACAAGGAACAAGAAAATGGGAGTTCAAAAGGTAATTGAATTGTAGTTCCAATTAAGGATCCAGCTTCCAGATTGAAGAAAATTTGAATACTTTTTACTGTTGTATCTTGTGCAGTGAACGTAGCAGTGCTAGTTGTTCCAATAGTCAGTTCAGTGGTTGTTCTGGTGGTTGGAATTGTTATTGGGATTTATATCTGGAAACACAGATACATTCAAAACAAAAGAAGAGGTAAGTGACTTATTAGTACCTTACTGTACTTGCTTATGAGAATGATGACTTCTGCGAATATCCGAAACGTTATAGTGTTTGCATTTCTCCGTATATCATAGCCCTTGTCCTTTTAGTGATCCTCATGTTGCCCTGTTAACAAATTGAGGTACAATAATATATTAGGAGACAATTATGTTTAAGAATGCTTACTCATCTCGATCATTGTTCTGGCTTCAAGGTTCATATGATGTGAAAAAACTAGCAAAGTCCCTTCACTGCAGTGGCTTGAATTTCAAGTACTCTACACTGGAAAAGGCGACTGGATCCTTTGATGATGCTAACAAGTTAGGCCAAGGAGGATTCGGAACAGTTTATAAGGTAGTTCTCTCATTTGTGTACCTTATCCCAACGATTTTGACATATGAAAGGCACTCTTACAACTTGCTATTGCAGGGAGTTCTACCTGATGGAAGACAGATTGCCGTCAAGCGGTTATATTTCAACAACAGACATAGAGCTTTGGATTTCTACAATGAAGTTAACATAATTAGCCGAATCGAACACAAGAATCTAGTTAGACTGTTAGGCTGCAGCTGTTCAAGACCTGAAAGCTTGCTTGTAT carries:
- the LOC107643332 gene encoding cysteine-rich receptor-like protein kinase 2, with translation MKRTDSFISSQCFVYLIIEALLLSESSIAEPRAKTIQITCGNQFEHNNTTFVPNFVTAMDNITQQISTNIFATAVAGTGPDTNYGLFQCYGDLSLLDCALCNAEARTVLAGCFPYNGGRIYLDGCFMRVQNYSFFNQYSGAGDKAICGNTTRKNSSFQAAAKQAISTAVQDAPNNLGYARVKVSVSGTINASAYVLADCWRNLDPRSCKACLENASSSIFGCLPWSEGRALNTGCFMRYSDTDFLNKEQENGSSKVNVAVLVVPIVSSVVVLVVGIVIGIYIWKHRYIQNKRRGSYDVKKLAKSLHCSGLNFKYSTLEKATGSFDDANKLGQGGFGTVYKGVLPDGRQIAVKRLYFNNRHRALDFYNEVNIISRIEHKNLVRLLGCSCSRPESLLVYEFLPNRSLDCFIFDRNKGRELKWEKRYEIIVGTAEGLVYLHENSEIRIIHRDIKASNILLDAKLRAKIADFGLARSLQEDKSHISTAIAGTLGYMAPEYLAHGQLTEKADVYSFGVLLLETVTGRQNNRGKTTEYSDNLVTIVWKHFQMGTAAQLFDPNLQLHNHNSSNTKNEVLRVVHIGLLCIQENPTLRPTMSKALHMLTKKEEHLAAPYNPPFLDESTMELHDMSSDPSSPLNVPTSIATMSHSSFYPR